One part of the Oncorhynchus kisutch isolate 150728-3 linkage group LG22, Okis_V2, whole genome shotgun sequence genome encodes these proteins:
- the LOC109866841 gene encoding BTB/POZ domain-containing protein 10-like isoform X2 has product MNLHGASGGLDRCRDSDRRRSSDRSRDSSHERGEGQLTPCIRNITSPTRQHNSDRERGEGGSSSRSSSPRPPRAMMSVGPSCIAVSSSRSSLFSKEAHCKGLGHGHVHSPCDLIYVYENTKEGARTLRTAERVTLIVDNTRFVVDPAIFTAQPNTMLGRMFGSGREYNFTRPNDKGEFEVADGISSTVFRAILDYYKSGIIRCPDGISIPELREACDYLCISFDYSTIKCRDLSALMHELSNDGARRQFDFYLEEMVLPLMVASAQNGERECHVVVLTDDDVVDWDEEYPPQMGEEYSQIIYSTKLYRFFKYIENRDVAKSVLKERGLKKIRLGIEGYPTYKEKVKKRPGSRPEVIYNYVQRPFIRMSWEKEEGKSRHVDFQCVKSKSITNLAAAAADIPQDQLVNMHPGPQVDELDIQPQPSYHYEPDPDAPSPAV; this is encoded by the exons ATGAACCTGCATGGCGCCAGCGGAGGCCTCGACCGCTGCAGGGACAGTGACCGCCGGCGCTCCAGCGACCGCTCCCGAGACTCCTCCCATGAGAGGGGTGAGGGTCAGCTGACCCCTTGCATCAGAAACATCACCTCGCCCACCCGACAGCACAACAGTG ATCGTGAGCGGGGCGAGGGTGGTTCTTCCTCCAGGTCATCAAGCCCTCGGCCGCCCAGGGCCATGATGTCGGTGGGGCCCAGTTGCATCGCAGTGAGCAGCAGCAGAAGCAGCCTGTTCAGCAAAGAGGCCCACTGTAAGGGCCTGGGCCACGGACACGTCCACAGCCCCTGTGACCTCATCTACGTCTATGAGAACACCAAGGAGGGGGCGCGCACTTTGCGGACGGCCGAGAGGGTCACTCTGATCGTGGACAACACCCGCTTTGTGGTGGACCCGGCTATCTTCACTGCTCAGCCCAACACCATGCTGGGAAG AATGTTTGGATCCGGGAGGGAATACAATTTTACCAGGCCCAATGACAAAGGGGAATTTGAGGTGGCAGATGGAATCAGCTCAACTGTTTTCAGAGCCATCCTG GATTACTACAAATCTGGGATAATCCGCTGTCCTGATGGTATCTCCATTCCCGAGCTGAGAGAAGCATGTGACTACCTCTGCATCTCCTTCGACTACAGCACCATCAAGTGTAGAGACCTCA GTGCACTCATGCACGAGCTGTCCAACGATGGGGCGAGGCGTCAGTTTGACTTTTACTTAGAGGAGATGGTGCTGCCTCTGATGGTGGCCAGCGCccagaatggagagagggagtgtcacGTAGTGGTCCTGACAGACGACGACGTGGTGGACTGGGACGAGGAGTACCCTCCGCAGATGGGAGAGGAGTATTCTCAGA TTATATACAGCACAAAACTGTACAGATTCTTCAAGTACATAGAGAATCGTGATGTTGCCAAATCAGTATTAAAAGAAAGAGGACTTAAGAAAATCAGACTAGGAATTGAAG GTTACCCCACCTACAAGGAGAAGGTGAAGAAGCGTCCCGGCAGCCGGCCAGAGGTAATCTATAACTACGTCCAGAGGCCCTTCATCCGCATGTcctgggagaaggaggagggcaAGAGTCGCCATGTTGACTTCCAGTGTGTGAAGAGCAAGTCCATCACCAACCTGGCAGCCGCCGCTGCAGACattccccaggaccagctggtcAACAT
- the LOC109866841 gene encoding BTB/POZ domain-containing protein 10-like isoform X1 gives MPNYAKPAGKPALFGGAQVLCAFIPQLIPCCFVFHLPCDTDGAQPRLPAVPQLEADLVNMNLHGASGGLDRCRDSDRRRSSDRSRDSSHERGEGQLTPCIRNITSPTRQHNSDRERGEGGSSSRSSSPRPPRAMMSVGPSCIAVSSSRSSLFSKEAHCKGLGHGHVHSPCDLIYVYENTKEGARTLRTAERVTLIVDNTRFVVDPAIFTAQPNTMLGRMFGSGREYNFTRPNDKGEFEVADGISSTVFRAILDYYKSGIIRCPDGISIPELREACDYLCISFDYSTIKCRDLSALMHELSNDGARRQFDFYLEEMVLPLMVASAQNGERECHVVVLTDDDVVDWDEEYPPQMGEEYSQIIYSTKLYRFFKYIENRDVAKSVLKERGLKKIRLGIEGYPTYKEKVKKRPGSRPEVIYNYVQRPFIRMSWEKEEGKSRHVDFQCVKSKSITNLAAAAADIPQDQLVNMHPGPQVDELDIQPQPSYHYEPDPDAPSPAV, from the exons ATGCCCAACTATGCTAAACCGGCTGGCAAGCCTGCATTGTTCGGAGGAGCCCAAGTCCTTTGTGCTTTCATCCCTCAGCTCATCCCGTGCTGCTTTGTCTTTCATTTGCCGTGCGATACAGACGG TGCCCAGCCCCGCCTCCCAGCAGTCCCACAACTGGAGGCCGACCTAGTCAACATGAACCTGCATGGCGCCAGCGGAGGCCTCGACCGCTGCAGGGACAGTGACCGCCGGCGCTCCAGCGACCGCTCCCGAGACTCCTCCCATGAGAGGGGTGAGGGTCAGCTGACCCCTTGCATCAGAAACATCACCTCGCCCACCCGACAGCACAACAGTG ATCGTGAGCGGGGCGAGGGTGGTTCTTCCTCCAGGTCATCAAGCCCTCGGCCGCCCAGGGCCATGATGTCGGTGGGGCCCAGTTGCATCGCAGTGAGCAGCAGCAGAAGCAGCCTGTTCAGCAAAGAGGCCCACTGTAAGGGCCTGGGCCACGGACACGTCCACAGCCCCTGTGACCTCATCTACGTCTATGAGAACACCAAGGAGGGGGCGCGCACTTTGCGGACGGCCGAGAGGGTCACTCTGATCGTGGACAACACCCGCTTTGTGGTGGACCCGGCTATCTTCACTGCTCAGCCCAACACCATGCTGGGAAG AATGTTTGGATCCGGGAGGGAATACAATTTTACCAGGCCCAATGACAAAGGGGAATTTGAGGTGGCAGATGGAATCAGCTCAACTGTTTTCAGAGCCATCCTG GATTACTACAAATCTGGGATAATCCGCTGTCCTGATGGTATCTCCATTCCCGAGCTGAGAGAAGCATGTGACTACCTCTGCATCTCCTTCGACTACAGCACCATCAAGTGTAGAGACCTCA GTGCACTCATGCACGAGCTGTCCAACGATGGGGCGAGGCGTCAGTTTGACTTTTACTTAGAGGAGATGGTGCTGCCTCTGATGGTGGCCAGCGCccagaatggagagagggagtgtcacGTAGTGGTCCTGACAGACGACGACGTGGTGGACTGGGACGAGGAGTACCCTCCGCAGATGGGAGAGGAGTATTCTCAGA TTATATACAGCACAAAACTGTACAGATTCTTCAAGTACATAGAGAATCGTGATGTTGCCAAATCAGTATTAAAAGAAAGAGGACTTAAGAAAATCAGACTAGGAATTGAAG GTTACCCCACCTACAAGGAGAAGGTGAAGAAGCGTCCCGGCAGCCGGCCAGAGGTAATCTATAACTACGTCCAGAGGCCCTTCATCCGCATGTcctgggagaaggaggagggcaAGAGTCGCCATGTTGACTTCCAGTGTGTGAAGAGCAAGTCCATCACCAACCTGGCAGCCGCCGCTGCAGACattccccaggaccagctggtcAACAT